A DNA window from Trichosurus vulpecula isolate mTriVul1 chromosome 2, mTriVul1.pri, whole genome shotgun sequence contains the following coding sequences:
- the LOC118836556 gene encoding olfactory receptor 51L1-like, translated as MADFNASSTPSSTFYLTGIPGYEAVHHWISIPFCILYFIGIVGNCTILHVIRTDSSLHEPMYYFLAMLSFADMGMSLPTLISVLQVLWSISREIEFNTCVIQMFFIHSFSFTESGVLLAMAFDRFVAICHPLRYATILTPQRIARIGIFAILRSSLPVIPLMIRLTYFPFCHSRVLSHSYCLHQDIIRLVCADTKFNFIYGLVLVTLFWGCDSVGILVSYIFILHSVLNIASWEERLKALNTCASHICAVLILYVPMIGLSIIHRFAKHSSPLVHVLMAHIYLLVPPVLNPIIYSVKNKKIRRGIIHLITPKRMHSTLR; from the coding sequence ATGGCAGACTTCAATGCCAGTAGTACCCCTTCCTCCACATTCTACCTTACTGGCATTCCTGGTTATGAGGCAGTACACCATTGGATCTCTATCCCCTTCTGCATACTCTACTTTATTGGAATAGTGGGTAACTGCACCATTCTTCATGTTATCCGGACTGACTCAAGCCTCCATGAACCCATGTACTATTTCTTGGCCATGTTGTCCTTTGCAGACATGGGCATGTCCCTTCCCACCCTTATATCTGTCCTCCAAGTGTTGTGGTCCATATCCAGGGAAATTGAATTCAACACCTGTGTGATACAGATGTTTTTCAtccattccttctctttcacAGAATCAGGAGTGCTCCTAGCAATGGCCTTTGATCGCTTTGTAGCTATCTGCCATCCATTAAGGTATGCCACCATCCTCACCCCACAGCGTATTGCCAGAATTGGAATATTCGCCATTCTTAGGAGCTCCCTCCCAGTCATTCCACTGATGATCCGCCTGACATACTTCCCATTCTGTCATTCTCGTGTCCTCTCTCATTCTTACTGCCTGCACCAGGATATAATACGGCTGGTTTGTGCAGATACCAAATTCAATTTTATCTATGGGTTGGTTCTGGTCACTCTATTCTGGGGATGTGATTCAGTGGGCATCTTGGTGTCTTACATCTTCATCCTTCACTCTGTGTTGAACATTGCATCTTGGGAGGAGAGGCTCAAGGCCCTGAACACATGTGCCTCCCACATCTGTGCTGTCCTCATCCTTTATGTGCCTATGATTGGCCTTTCCATCATCCACCGTTTCGCCAAGCATTCCTCTCCCCTTGTGCATGTCCTCATGGCTCACATCTACCTCTTAGTGCCCCCTGTTCTCAATCCCATCATCTACAgtgtgaaaaataagaaaattcgtAGAGGGATCATCCATCTCATCACCCCCAAGAGAATGCACTCCACCCTGAGGTAG